One region of Balaenoptera ricei isolate mBalRic1 chromosome 5, mBalRic1.hap2, whole genome shotgun sequence genomic DNA includes:
- the SOD3 gene encoding extracellular superoxide dismutase [Cu-Zn], with product MTFFPRADHSPEAVLHGHKQPGSRSVFLRPAGGWRGAAPQVPGGDALLEELERCPTPAMLALLCAYLLLTSGASDVSTYPDPEQPGSRMGEQIRDIHAKVTEIWQELMQRWAAGGGQDAALYAACPVLPSATLDAAQPRVSGVVLFRQLRPGALLEAFFHLEGFPAEPNGTSRAIHVHQFGDLSQGCDSTGAHYNPLAVPHPQHPGDFGNFVVRDGQVWKYRSGLAASLSGPHSIAGRAVVIHEGEDDLGRGGNQASLENGNAGRRLACCVVGLCGPGPWARQAQEHAERKKRRRESECKAS from the exons ATGACCTTCTTCCCTCGCGCTGACCACTCCCCCGAGGCTGTCCTGCACGGCCACAAACAGCCCGGGAGCCGCTCCGTGTTCCTGCGACCGGCTGGCGGCTGGCGGGGTGCTGCTCCCCAGGTCCCAGGAGGGGACGCTCTCTTGGAAGAGCTGGAAAG GTGCCCGACTCCGGCCATGCTGGCGCTGCTCTGTGCCTACCTGCTCCTGACGTCCGGCGCCTCGGACGTCTCCACCTACCCGGACCCGGAGCAGCCCGGCTCCCGCATGGGGGAGCAGATCCGTGACATACACGCCAAAGTGACGGAGATCTGGCAGGAGCTGATGCAGCGgtgggcggcgggcggcggccaGGACGCCGCGCTCTACGCCGCCTGCCCGGTGCTGCCGTCGGCCACGCTGGACGCGGCGCAGCCCCGGGTGAGCGGGGTCGTGCTCTTCCGGCAGCTCCGGCCCGGCGCCTTGCTCGAGGCCTTCTTCCATCTGGAGGGGTTCCCGGCCGAGCCCAACGGCACCAGCCGCGCCATCCACGTGCACCAGTTCGGGGACCTGAGCCAGGGCTGCGACTCCACCGGCGCGCACTACAACCCGCTGGCCGTGCCGCATCCGCAGCACCCGGGCGACTTCGGCAACTTCGTGGTGCGCGACGGCCAAGTCTGGAAGTACCGCTCCGGCCTGGCCGCCTCGCTCTCCGGCCCGCACTCGATCGCGGGCCGCGCCGTGGTGATCCACGAGGGCGAGGACGACCTGGGCCGCGGTGGCAACCAGGCCAGCCTGGAGAATGGCAACGCGGGCCGCCGGCTCGCCTGCTGCGTGGTGGGCCTGTGCGGGCCGGGGCCCTGGGCGCGCCAGGCGCAGGAGCACGCGGAGCGCAAGAAGCGGCGG